The Vibrio rhizosphaerae genome includes a region encoding these proteins:
- the gcvH gene encoding glycine cleavage system protein GcvH, producing MDNTLKFTDSHEWVLNHGDGTVTVGISEHAQQMLGDVVYVELPDVDSDVDAGDNFSLVESVKAASDIYSPVSGIIIEVNEDLSDRPELINEEPYEGGWIAKIRMTDPTELDDLKDEAEYLNTLED from the coding sequence ATGGATAACACGCTGAAGTTTACCGACAGTCACGAATGGGTTCTTAATCACGGCGACGGGACGGTTACCGTTGGCATTTCAGAACACGCACAACAAATGTTAGGTGATGTCGTATATGTGGAGCTCCCTGATGTTGACAGTGACGTGGATGCCGGTGATAACTTTTCATTGGTTGAATCCGTAAAAGCAGCATCGGACATCTATTCACCGGTGAGCGGCATTATTATTGAAGTCAATGAAGATCTCAGTGATCGTCCTGAACTGATTAATGAAGAACCGTATGAAGGGGGATGGATTGCCAAAATCCGCATGACCGATCCGACTGAACTGGATGATCTGAAAGACGAAGCAGAATATCTCAACACACTGGAAGACTGA